From Amphritea atlantica, a single genomic window includes:
- a CDS encoding ATP-binding protein, producing MIIDLTVENHLSIKEEQTFSMFAEGALPDNSKHSDNISFVDGKIGTLKTAGILGANASGKSNLLHAFKALQYMTTKSSQLEGGDEIPPYEPYLLCPHTRKAPTSLEVEFWLADIRHSYKIQYNQYEITYESLFFYPKGKPAKIFERTNPDNWETDEGISFGTYFKGGKKRVPYFSCNSYLAVAGKRADSPAFLRAIYNYFRKQWDFIFRTNEFMFNFWKDDPESLSAMKCLIRNTDLGIADFEFRSKELSPDQLEILEEVPDEYRKHMIETLKSEIVFMHKSENGELIEFEPGLESLGTKRLLNSLPVILFTLQKGSVLFCDELETSFHPHVVELIIKLFNDKRTNQNNAQLIYTTHSLTTMKSKSMRKDQIWLAEKVGGKTTYVSLDQFDSSLRDSSPFEKWYDEGRLGGIPSINFKDIIDSISSVMEKNTSNA from the coding sequence ATGATTATTGATTTGACTGTAGAGAATCATCTTTCCATCAAAGAAGAACAAACGTTCAGCATGTTTGCAGAAGGCGCCTTACCTGATAACAGCAAACATTCCGATAACATATCGTTTGTTGATGGCAAGATCGGAACATTAAAGACTGCTGGAATATTAGGAGCAAATGCTAGCGGGAAGTCTAACCTACTTCATGCATTTAAAGCTCTGCAATACATGACAACGAAAAGTAGTCAGCTCGAAGGGGGTGATGAGATACCTCCATATGAGCCATACCTTCTATGCCCTCATACAAGGAAAGCACCTACCAGTCTTGAAGTTGAGTTTTGGCTAGCAGATATCCGCCATAGCTATAAAATCCAGTACAACCAATATGAAATAACTTACGAGTCTCTTTTCTTCTATCCAAAAGGAAAACCCGCAAAGATTTTTGAAAGAACGAACCCAGATAACTGGGAAACAGATGAAGGAATTTCTTTTGGAACCTACTTCAAGGGAGGCAAAAAACGAGTACCTTACTTTTCTTGCAACTCTTACTTAGCGGTAGCTGGAAAAAGAGCAGATTCTCCTGCATTTCTGAGAGCGATATATAACTATTTCCGAAAGCAGTGGGACTTCATCTTCCGTACTAACGAATTCATGTTTAACTTTTGGAAAGACGACCCAGAATCATTGTCTGCTATGAAGTGCCTTATTCGAAATACTGATCTCGGTATTGCAGATTTTGAATTTCGCAGCAAAGAGCTCTCTCCAGATCAGCTTGAGATATTAGAGGAAGTTCCTGATGAATACCGCAAGCACATGATTGAAACCCTAAAGTCAGAAATTGTGTTTATGCATAAATCTGAGAACGGGGAGCTTATTGAGTTTGAACCTGGGCTTGAATCATTAGGTACAAAGAGGCTGCTAAACTCTCTGCCTGTCATTCTTTTTACCCTTCAAAAAGGTTCTGTGCTGTTCTGCGATGAATTGGAGACTAGCTTTCATCCTCATGTAGTCGAACTAATAATTAAGCTTTTCAATGACAAGCGAACAAACCAAAATAATGCTCAACTTATTTATACCACTCATAGCCTGACCACTATGAAATCTAAGAGTATGCGTAAAGATCAAATTTGGTTGGCTGAGAAGGTCGGTGGAAAAACTACTTATGTATCACTTGACCAATTTGATAGTTCATTAAGAGACTCAAGTCCGTTTGAGAAGTGGTATGACGAAGGAAGATTAGGCGGTATACCGAGTATCAATTTTAAAGACATTATTGATAGCATCAGCTCAGTTATGGAGAAAAATACATCCAATGCCTAA
- a CDS encoding RloB domain-containing protein, whose amino-acid sequence MPKPRKKGKKVKRVNSKLWIYCEGSKTEILYLNAYIQLKHADCRLIEFIDVQNIKETTPKSIINRVVSDKQTSDHISTDDYWVAYDREDENDGAYRLHPEALDCAKQHNINVTISSVCIEQWVLLHFMYSARPYSNFEDLLANSPLKQELRNRGIQNYDKASADIVSILMPLVETARQNADRLNKATLAAAPVNAQRYEHNPYTDFHEVLNAIDTFVDELT is encoded by the coding sequence ATGCCTAAGCCAAGGAAGAAAGGAAAAAAAGTTAAACGTGTAAACTCAAAGTTATGGATATATTGTGAAGGCAGCAAAACAGAAATTCTTTATCTCAATGCTTATATTCAATTGAAGCATGCGGACTGCCGTTTGATTGAATTTATTGACGTTCAAAACATTAAAGAAACAACTCCGAAGTCAATAATCAACAGAGTAGTCTCAGATAAACAAACAAGTGACCACATCTCAACGGATGACTATTGGGTCGCATATGATAGAGAAGACGAAAATGATGGTGCCTACAGGCTCCATCCTGAAGCGTTAGATTGCGCAAAACAACATAATATCAATGTTACTATTTCAAGTGTTTGCATCGAGCAATGGGTGTTGCTTCATTTCATGTACAGTGCCAGACCTTATAGCAACTTTGAAGACTTGCTAGCCAACAGCCCTCTTAAACAAGAACTAAGAAATCGCGGCATTCAAAATTACGATAAAGCATCTGCTGATATAGTCTCGATACTTATGCCACTTGTTGAGACTGCAAGGCAAAATGCCGACCGCTTGAACAAGGCTACACTTGCGGCAGCACCAGTAAACGCACAACGATATGAACACAATCCGTATACCGACTTTCATGAAGTTCTGAATGCTATCGATACTTTTGTCGATGAGTTAACTTAA
- a CDS encoding DoxX family protein: MGMVGKLRELYVQLGVQLSRFLEPLALFFLRFMVAKVFLDSGLSKWDGFLTFNVEKYDLFMYEFFCPDPVRPGALQLCNPETLEYVEGSFVVKMIELLAVFAGITEVVLPVLLIIGLFSRFAAFGLLGMTMFIQLAVFPTWDHWINPASWWAVSLLVIVARGPGVLSIDRLLGLEAKPFVAK, translated from the coding sequence ATGGGTATGGTCGGAAAACTACGTGAACTTTACGTACAACTGGGCGTGCAGTTGTCACGATTTTTAGAGCCTCTGGCACTGTTCTTTCTCCGTTTTATGGTGGCTAAAGTCTTCCTGGATTCCGGGCTGAGTAAGTGGGACGGCTTTTTAACGTTTAATGTCGAGAAGTATGATCTGTTCATGTATGAATTCTTCTGCCCGGATCCGGTTAGACCCGGTGCATTACAGCTGTGTAACCCTGAAACACTTGAGTATGTTGAAGGCTCATTTGTAGTGAAAATGATTGAGTTACTGGCCGTGTTTGCGGGTATAACGGAAGTTGTGTTGCCAGTCTTACTCATTATTGGTTTGTTTTCTCGCTTTGCCGCGTTCGGTCTGCTGGGCATGACAATGTTTATTCAACTGGCGGTATTCCCAACATGGGATCACTGGATTAATCCCGCATCCTGGTGGGCCGTTTCCCTGCTTGTTATTGTTGCGCGTGGCCCGGGAGTTCTGTCAATAGATCGATTGCTTGGTTTAGAGGCGAAACCTTTTGTCGCTAAGTAA
- a CDS encoding putative DNA-binding domain-containing protein has product MALSPYIDAFADYLRTGDASGMNDFCLNPEHTKRLSVYRNGFYKGCVDALAANFPMCEKFVGSETFKRIACVYVDHFPPEQGTLVGYGHNFPGFLSDFIAELETQPETVKLSPALVDLARLDYAWLMSLMSADATQTLTAEKISWLVEEGHDFTQAVVKLNASVALLRVNPGTLNQWIGLKTNASVAESIENSTVEGEFNSISELMREDSVLAVDTVMFWRVQDAVQARSLSAPEIALMATLQGKGGVLERAFDAALALDPGFEVSDVFSACLQNEILEIDMAKYNYKH; this is encoded by the coding sequence ATGGCGTTGAGTCCTTACATTGATGCATTTGCAGATTACCTGCGTACCGGTGATGCCAGTGGTATGAACGACTTTTGCCTTAATCCTGAGCATACGAAACGATTGTCTGTGTATCGAAATGGTTTTTATAAAGGCTGTGTTGATGCGCTAGCCGCGAACTTTCCTATGTGCGAAAAGTTTGTTGGGAGCGAAACTTTCAAACGTATCGCCTGTGTTTATGTCGATCATTTTCCGCCTGAACAAGGGACGCTGGTGGGCTATGGGCACAACTTTCCTGGCTTTCTCAGTGACTTTATTGCGGAGTTAGAAACACAGCCCGAGACGGTAAAGCTATCCCCGGCTTTGGTCGACTTAGCGCGTCTGGATTACGCATGGTTAATGAGTCTGATGAGTGCAGACGCGACGCAGACGCTGACAGCAGAAAAGATCTCATGGCTGGTGGAAGAGGGACATGATTTTACTCAAGCCGTGGTGAAATTAAACGCCAGTGTTGCGCTTCTTCGAGTCAATCCCGGTACTTTGAATCAATGGATCGGATTAAAAACTAACGCAAGTGTAGCGGAGTCGATAGAGAACAGTACTGTTGAGGGAGAATTCAATAGCATCAGTGAGTTAATGCGGGAAGATAGCGTTTTAGCTGTTGATACTGTGATGTTTTGGCGTGTACAGGATGCCGTTCAGGCACGCTCGCTTTCCGCGCCTGAAATAGCGCTTATGGCAACGTTACAGGGAAAGGGCGGCGTACTTGAGAGGGCCTTTGATGCCGCTTTAGCTTTAGATCCTGGTTTTGAGGTCAGTGATGTTTTCTCAGCCTGCCTGCAAAATGAAATATTAGAAATTGATATGGCTAAATACAATTATAAGCACTAG
- a CDS encoding DUF692 domain-containing protein gives MEWVLLKVHECSSPRQSLIAGAHLGAGLGLKAEHLDDILTLPVGEETCTGNSLWFEVHTENYFVAGGPRLNYLRSIRESYDLSFHGVGGSLGYDHQSMPEHIQQVKALINEFQPTLISEHAVWSRSGGAYFADLMPLPRTQDALQSLVEGIDRYQSGIGRRILIENPSNYLDFTSEMDEPQFLVEAAQRSGCGLLIDINNLYISSKNTGIDAAQYLSQIPAELVGEIHMAGHDPDPKLGQALLIDSHAADIDGPVWALLEHALSLFGHRPVLIERDANIPPFAELMSERQTAQGYLDQCRSHTALANGFQKEAR, from the coding sequence ATGGAATGGGTTCTCTTGAAGGTTCATGAATGCTCCTCGCCCCGGCAGTCTTTGATTGCGGGGGCGCATTTAGGTGCTGGCCTGGGGTTAAAGGCTGAACACCTGGATGATATTTTGACGTTACCTGTGGGAGAAGAAACTTGCACGGGTAATAGTCTGTGGTTTGAAGTTCATACAGAGAATTACTTTGTTGCGGGCGGCCCCCGGCTAAATTATCTCCGGTCAATCCGTGAGAGCTATGACCTGAGCTTTCATGGCGTCGGGGGATCACTAGGCTATGATCATCAGTCTATGCCTGAGCATATTCAACAGGTAAAAGCGTTAATCAATGAGTTTCAGCCAACGCTGATATCCGAGCATGCGGTCTGGTCTCGCTCTGGCGGTGCATATTTTGCCGACCTGATGCCCTTACCCAGAACCCAGGACGCACTGCAGTCGTTAGTGGAAGGGATTGACCGTTATCAGTCAGGCATAGGCCGGCGTATTTTAATTGAAAACCCGAGTAACTATCTGGATTTCACCAGCGAGATGGATGAACCTCAGTTTTTAGTCGAAGCTGCACAGCGCAGTGGTTGTGGTTTATTAATCGATATCAACAATTTATATATCAGTAGTAAAAACACCGGTATCGATGCAGCACAGTATTTGTCGCAGATTCCTGCTGAGCTGGTTGGCGAGATTCATATGGCAGGGCATGACCCTGACCCGAAATTAGGCCAGGCGTTATTAATTGATAGTCATGCCGCAGACATTGATGGGCCGGTATGGGCTTTGTTGGAGCATGCGTTGTCTCTGTTTGGGCATCGGCCGGTATTAATCGAGCGGGATGCTAATATACCGCCGTTTGCTGAGTTGATGAGTGAGCGGCAAACGGCACAGGGCTATTTAGATCAGTGCAGAAGTCATACCGCTTTGGCTAATGGCTTTCAAAAGGAGGCTCGCTGA
- a CDS encoding DUF2282 domain-containing protein, translating into MNKASLATALLLGASTALLSTGTVAGPSSQLKVSETASAEVQAKLNSWLAGETISGRKDKCFGIALAGENNCAAGAGTSCEGTSTTDFQTNAWAYAPKGTCESIVTPNGMGSLEGS; encoded by the coding sequence ATGAACAAAGCAAGCTTAGCGACAGCACTACTTCTTGGCGCGTCAACTGCACTTTTAAGCACGGGCACCGTTGCCGGCCCCAGCAGTCAATTGAAGGTTTCTGAAACAGCGTCTGCTGAAGTTCAGGCTAAACTTAACAGTTGGTTAGCGGGTGAGACAATTAGCGGTCGTAAAGATAAGTGCTTTGGTATTGCACTCGCCGGTGAGAATAATTGTGCAGCAGGTGCCGGTACTAGCTGTGAAGGTACCTCTACTACAGATTTTCAGACGAATGCCTGGGCCTATGCGCCTAAAGGCACTTGTGAATCAATCGTGACACCAAATGGAATGGGTTCTCTTGAAGGTTCATGA
- a CDS encoding FAD-dependent monooxygenase, whose amino-acid sequence MQYYVDGFRGGDPDIKNATATRRDRSEFAPLPEKVDVLIAGCGPTGLCLAAQLSRFPEIDTMIVDPAPGPLEKGKADGINTRTMEMFQAFGFADKVKRESYWVNQTNFWMPDPENPAHIKRIGRVQDVADDSSEMPHILINQARVHELFLEVMGNSPTRLEPDYSWSVIDVAVDTTTDDYPVTVTLENTGINAGETKTVRANYVVGCDGARSNVRRAIGGELHGDAAHQAWGVMDILANSDFPDVRQKCLITSAHEGNVLILPREGGYLFRMYVELDKLNPDERVASRNFTVDDLIAGANRIMQPYSIDVKEVAWWSIYEIGHRMTDRFDDVPEGESASRNPRVFTAGDACHTHSPKAGQGMNVSMQDTFNLGWKLVHVLQGRSAPDLLRSYSAERWAEAKRLVDTDHEWARIMSAPAGESELDRGDEPRFMRQFKENLEFTGGLAVQYGESALVGTADYQVLASGEEIGRRFHSAPVVRLADAKQMQLGHVAEADTRWRIYAFAGQQDRSAPGSAIHKLADWLQNDPDSPVMKFTGRDEDIDGLIDLRAVFQQTFDALAYEDMPALLCPTKGRLGLQDHEKVFCVDHKGLGDIYDMRGINREQGCMIVVRPDQYIAQVLPLDGYQQLAALFDGIYRPAAK is encoded by the coding sequence ATGCAGTATTATGTGGATGGTTTTCGTGGGGGTGATCCCGATATCAAAAACGCGACAGCGACGCGTCGTGACCGTAGCGAGTTTGCGCCGTTACCGGAAAAGGTCGACGTTTTAATCGCCGGTTGCGGACCGACGGGTCTGTGTCTGGCGGCGCAGCTGTCCCGGTTCCCTGAGATTGACACTATGATCGTGGACCCGGCTCCGGGGCCACTGGAAAAGGGTAAAGCTGACGGCATCAACACCCGCACAATGGAAATGTTTCAGGCGTTCGGCTTCGCCGATAAGGTTAAGCGCGAAAGTTATTGGGTAAACCAGACCAATTTCTGGATGCCCGATCCGGAGAATCCGGCGCACATAAAACGCATCGGCCGGGTGCAGGATGTGGCTGATGACTCTTCCGAGATGCCGCATATCCTGATTAACCAGGCGCGGGTGCATGAGCTGTTCCTTGAGGTGATGGGCAACTCGCCGACCCGGCTGGAACCTGACTATAGCTGGTCTGTGATTGATGTTGCGGTGGACACGACAACCGATGATTACCCGGTGACGGTGACGCTGGAAAACACCGGTATCAATGCCGGTGAAACCAAAACTGTCCGGGCTAACTATGTGGTCGGCTGCGATGGCGCACGCTCCAATGTGCGCAGGGCGATCGGTGGCGAACTGCATGGTGATGCGGCCCATCAGGCCTGGGGGGTCATGGATATTCTGGCGAATTCAGATTTCCCGGATGTGCGTCAGAAATGCCTGATCACCTCTGCCCATGAGGGTAATGTGCTGATCCTGCCGCGGGAGGGGGGCTATCTGTTCCGCATGTATGTGGAGCTGGATAAACTCAACCCTGATGAGCGGGTCGCTAGCCGCAACTTTACAGTCGATGATCTGATCGCCGGGGCTAACCGCATCATGCAACCTTACAGCATCGATGTTAAAGAGGTGGCCTGGTGGTCGATCTATGAGATTGGTCACCGCATGACCGACCGGTTCGACGATGTGCCGGAAGGGGAATCTGCCAGCCGTAATCCCCGTGTATTCACCGCCGGTGATGCCTGCCATACCCACAGCCCGAAGGCGGGACAGGGAATGAATGTGTCGATGCAGGATACCTTTAACCTTGGCTGGAAACTGGTGCATGTCCTTCAGGGGCGTTCTGCGCCGGACCTGTTGCGCAGTTACTCTGCCGAGCGCTGGGCTGAGGCCAAACGCCTGGTGGATACCGATCACGAATGGGCGCGTATTATGTCGGCCCCGGCGGGTGAATCTGAGCTCGACCGTGGTGATGAGCCACGTTTTATGCGTCAGTTCAAAGAGAACCTGGAGTTTACCGGTGGGCTGGCGGTGCAGTACGGTGAATCCGCACTGGTTGGCACGGCCGATTATCAGGTACTGGCCAGTGGCGAAGAGATCGGCCGCCGCTTCCATTCGGCCCCGGTGGTGCGGTTAGCCGATGCCAAACAGATGCAGTTGGGTCATGTGGCCGAGGCGGATACCCGTTGGCGCATCTATGCCTTTGCCGGTCAGCAGGACCGTTCGGCCCCCGGTTCGGCGATTCATAAACTGGCCGACTGGCTGCAGAACGATCCAGATTCCCCGGTGATGAAGTTCACCGGCAGGGATGAGGATATCGATGGCCTGATCGATCTGCGTGCGGTGTTCCAGCAAACCTTCGACGCCCTTGCCTACGAGGATATGCCAGCGCTGCTTTGCCCGACCAAAGGCCGGCTCGGTCTTCAGGATCATGAGAAAGTCTTCTGTGTCGATCACAAGGGACTGGGCGATATCTACGATATGCGCGGTATCAACCGTGAACAGGGCTGTATGATTGTTGTACGACCCGATCAGTATATTGCCCAGGTTCTGCCGCTGGATGGCTATCAGCAACTGGCCGCCTTGTTTGACGGGATCTACCGGCCTGCGGCTAAATAA
- a CDS encoding NAD(P)/FAD-dependent oxidoreductase, with the protein MAHIIILGAGLGGVPMAYEMKDLAGPDDTVTIVSDKDYYHFVPSNPWVAVDWRKRADITVPLGPPMAKKGVELVVCAAKRVHPETNELELADGTKLIYDHLIIATGPKLAFDEIEGLGPEGFTSSVCHIDHAEVACDKWQALTEQPAPIVVGAVQGASCFGPAYETAFVMDSDLRKRKIRDQVPMTFVTSEPYIGHLGLDGVGDSKTMLESELRKHHINWICNAKIDRVEDGLMHVIECDELGEEKQRHALPFGYSMMLPAFTGIDAVRDIEGLVNPRGFIVIDKHQRNPAYPNIWGIGVAVAIAPKKPTPVPTGVPKTGFMIESMVTATAHNIRAVLDNQEPESEATWNAVCLADMGDTGIAFVAMPQIPPRNVNWMRSGKWVHLAKVGFEKYFLHKIRSGVSEPIFEKFLMKMLNIDKLKK; encoded by the coding sequence ATGGCGCATATCATCATCCTCGGTGCCGGTCTTGGCGGTGTTCCGATGGCCTACGAAATGAAGGACCTGGCCGGGCCAGACGATACAGTCACGATCGTCAGTGATAAGGATTACTATCACTTCGTCCCCTCCAATCCCTGGGTTGCTGTCGACTGGCGCAAGCGCGCCGATATTACCGTCCCTCTTGGCCCTCCTATGGCAAAAAAAGGCGTCGAGCTGGTTGTCTGCGCAGCTAAACGTGTACACCCAGAAACCAACGAGCTGGAGCTGGCAGACGGCACAAAGCTTATTTATGATCACCTGATTATCGCCACCGGCCCCAAGCTGGCTTTCGATGAGATAGAGGGGCTCGGCCCGGAAGGCTTTACCAGTTCGGTCTGTCACATTGATCATGCCGAGGTGGCCTGCGATAAATGGCAGGCCTTAACGGAGCAACCCGCGCCGATCGTGGTTGGCGCTGTTCAGGGGGCCAGCTGTTTCGGGCCCGCCTATGAAACCGCCTTCGTTATGGATTCAGACCTGCGCAAGCGCAAAATCCGTGATCAGGTACCGATGACCTTCGTCACCTCGGAACCCTATATCGGTCATCTGGGCCTCGACGGTGTCGGTGACAGCAAAACCATGCTGGAAAGCGAGTTGCGCAAACATCATATCAACTGGATCTGTAATGCGAAGATCGACCGGGTCGAAGATGGCCTGATGCATGTTATTGAATGCGATGAACTGGGCGAAGAGAAACAGCGCCACGCGCTGCCGTTCGGCTATTCCATGATGCTACCTGCATTTACCGGTATCGATGCAGTGCGCGATATCGAGGGGCTGGTGAACCCCCGCGGATTTATTGTCATCGATAAACATCAGCGCAATCCCGCCTATCCAAATATCTGGGGTATCGGTGTAGCGGTGGCCATCGCCCCGAAAAAACCCACCCCGGTGCCAACCGGCGTGCCGAAAACCGGCTTTATGATCGAGAGTATGGTGACCGCCACCGCCCACAATATCCGTGCGGTGCTGGACAACCAGGAACCGGAAAGCGAAGCCACCTGGAATGCGGTATGTCTGGCCGACATGGGCGACACGGGGATTGCCTTTGTCGCGATGCCACAGATTCCACCGCGCAACGTCAACTGGATGCGATCCGGCAAATGGGTGCATCTGGCCAAAGTCGGCTTTGAAAAATACTTTTTACACAAGATCCGCAGCGGCGTTAGCGAACCGATTTTCGAGAAGTTCCTGATGAAAATGCTGAATATAGA